The Gemmatimonas aurantiaca T-27 DNA segment TTCGAGCAGCCTGTCGACCAGTGCGGTATAGGTACCGTACGATTGGGCCCCTGACTGCCTAGCCACCAGCACGCCCCCCCGGAATGCCAGCACCGTGGGCAGCGCACGCACGTCGTACTTCACCACGGTCTCGACATTGGCGTCCGCATCCAGCGTCACCACCCGCATGCGCCCCCGGTAGGCCTCGGCGAGCCGTTCCAGCACCGGCGACAGCGTGAGACAGGGCGTGCACCACGCCGCCCAGACATCGACCAGGACCAGGTCGGGCGCCCCCAACACGAGGTCGACAAAGTCCGCATCAGTAACGGCCGGCAGTACGGAAGAAGCGCTCATGCCCTGAAAGTTAGTGGGCGCGCCTCGGCGCTCCTACGGGGCCCCGAAGCCGGCGTTGCGAGCGTGCTCGTAGATGAGGGACGTCTCCACGTGCACCACCTCGGGACGGGCGGTGATCGCACGCAGAATGAGGTCGCGCAGTTCGTCCGAATCCCGGACCGCCACCTGCACGAGGAAGTCATTGGCGCCGGCCACGTGAAACACCGCAATGGCCTCGTTCAGGGCGAGCATGGCTTGCCGGAACGACACCACCGCCGCGTTGGTCTGCCGTGCCAGACGCACAGCGACCAGCGCCTGAAGGCCCACCCCCAGCGCCCTGGGGTCGACCTCCGCGTGGAACCCTCGAACCACGCCTCCGGCCACCAGTCGCTTCACACGCTCGTGACAGCTCGATTCGGCGAGCCCTACACGCGCTGCCAGCTCCTTGTTGGTCAGCCGTGCATTCTGCTGCAAGGCGACCAGAATGGCGCGAT contains these protein-coding regions:
- a CDS encoding Lrp/AsnC family transcriptional regulator; this encodes MDSQNPKKIRPLLEPEALDRIDRAILVALQQNARLTNKELAARVGLAESSCHERVKRLVAGGVVRGFHAEVDPRALGVGLQALVAVRLARQTNAAVVSFRQAMLALNEAIAVFHVAGANDFLVQVAVRDSDELRDLILRAITARPEVVHVETSLIYEHARNAGFGAP